In a genomic window of Rhododendron vialii isolate Sample 1 chromosome 12a, ASM3025357v1:
- the LOC131311789 gene encoding uncharacterized protein LOC131311789 produces the protein MVSEGEEDFGGSVPTVSKWQVLRERQFKANQELKMKANELEKLFAEHKLLVSQSHDKNAATEPLTSSINTSKLSVTPQVKVLDNQDHGDATTKKFSEFGLSDYCRGKLYESYRQKRDSKLREEWGSKKEEKEAKMKAMQDSFEQSAAEMKAKLSSKRYDERSKSFNIRSTMATEVNKMFVL, from the coding sequence ATGGTTTCCGAAGGTGAGGAGGATTTCGGTGGTTCAGTACCGACCGTATCAAAATGGCAAGTTTTGAGGGAAAGGCAATTTAAAGCAAATCAGGAGCTAAAAATGAAAGCGAATGAGCTCGAAAAGCTTTTCGCAGAGCATAAGCTTCTTGTTTCACAATCACATGACAAGAACGCAGCGACTGAGCCTTTGACAAGTTCTATCAATACGTCAAAATTAAGTGTTACTCCACAAGTGAAAGTGTTGGATAACCAGGATCACGGTGATGCTACGACTAAGAAGTTTTCCGAGTTTGGTCTTTCAGATTATTGCAGAGGAAAACTTTACGAAAGTTATAGGCAGAAAAGAGATTCAAAACTCAGGGAAGAGTGGGGATCTAAAAAGGAAGAGAAGGAAGCCAAGATGAAAGCCATGCAAGATAGCTTTGAGCAGAGTGCGGCAGAGATGAAGGCGAAGTTATCCTCAAAGAGATATGACGAGAGATCCAAATCATTCAATATTAGGTCAACTATGGCCACGGAGGTAAATAAGATGTTTGTTTTATAA
- the LOC131311788 gene encoding uncharacterized protein LOC131311788 — translation MLQPENALAHSVPNFSDLRKENPKPNSAVSKTVTRPPAKIHARSKSSIENIIVVKEERKPHCSQSLKKSAVVPTELGLVLTASKCDKSDSFSQNAESKPLLRKGSRLGPGAGAVVATMKSSVEPETVNSEVKLDELAFDPDVAENEDNKESETAKTEDHVNVDNVKPKLSHETGKLVDSGSEGGDALRSSSRMETSSVAVLPPSMPSTNHPDGSVQNSPAESPVSWDSHAQHAFSYAHETSDIDASPIGSPASGNSGSLNQIEAGAARMRKKWGSTQKPNLLYNSSHGHSQKDVSGGFKRFLRFGRKSRGTDDSFNESEYFSEQVQALRSSIPTPPVNFKLGEHHLSGHSIKTPRSLFSLSSFRSKGNDSKPR, via the exons ATGTTGCAGCCTGAAAATGCTCTGGCACATTCAGTCCCCAACTTTTCTGATTTGAGAAAAGAAAACCCGAAGCCTAATTCTGCAGTTTCCAAAACAGTAACTCGGCCGCCAGCAAAAATCCATGCCCGCAGCAAAAGTAGCATCGAAAATATAATCGTTGTTAAGGAAGAGAGGAAGCCACACTGCTCACAGTCTCTAAAGAAAAGCGCCGTGGTTCCCACTGAGTTGGGCTTAGTTTTGACAGCATCAAAATGTGATAAATCTGACAGCTTTTCACAAAATGCAGAGTCAAAGCCGCTCCTTAGGAAAGGTAGTAGGTTAGGGCCTGGTGCTGGAGCTGTTGTGGCCACGATGAAGAGTTCAGTGGAACCCGAGACTGTGAACTCTGAAGTAAAGTTGGACGAATTGGCCTTTGATCCCGATGTGGCTGAAAATGAAGACAACAAAGAGTCTGAAACCGCAAAAACTGAAGATCATGTGAATGTGGACAATGTAAAACCAAAACTCAGCCATGAAACTGGAAAGTTGGTTGATTCTGGGTCAGAAGGTGGTGATGCTTTGAGATCTTCTTCACGAATGGAAACTTCTTCTGTGGCTGTATTGCCGCCTTCTATGCCTTCTACCAACCACCCTGATGGTTCTGTGCAAAATTCCCCTGCAGAAAGCCCTGTGTCATGGGATTCACATGCGCAACATGCATTTTCTTATGCACATGAGACATCTGATATTGATGCCTCTCCAATAGGAAGCCCTGCTTCTGGAAATTCAGGCTCTCTTAATCAAATTGAGGCTGGTGCTGCTCGAATGAGGAAGAAATGGGGTAGCACTCAGAAACCAAATCTTCTTTATAATTCTTCCCATGGTCACTCTCAGAAGGATGTGTCAGGTGGGTTTAAAAGGTTCCTACGCTTCGGAAGGAAAAGTCGTGGCACTGATGATAGCTTCAATGAAAGCGAGTATTTTAGCGAACAAG TTCAAGCGTTGAGGAGTTCTATCCCTACACCTCCGGTGAATTTTAAATTGGGGGAACACCATTTGTCTGGACATTCAATAAAAA CCCCAAGATCATTATTTTCTTTGTCATCATTTCGGAGCAAGGGAAACGATTCAAAGCCTAGATAA
- the LOC131311418 gene encoding 25.3 kDa vesicle transport protein SEC22-1 → MVKLTMIARVTDGLPLAEGLDDGRDLQDAEFYKQQVKALFKNLSRGQNEPSRMSIETGPYIFHYVIEGRVCYLTMCDRAYPKKLAFQYLEDLKNEFERVNGSQIETAARPYAFIKFDTFIQKTRKLYLDTRTQRNISKLNDELYEVHQIMTRNVQEVLGVGEKLDQVSEMSSRLTSESRIYADKAKDLNRQALIRKWAPVAIVLGVVFLLFWMKNKIW, encoded by the exons ATGGTGAAACTGACAATGATAGCGCGTGTCACTGATGGGCTTCCACTAGCAGAGGGACTGGACGATGGCCGTGATTTGCAGGATGCTGAATTTTACAAACAGCAAGTCAAGGCTTTGTTCAAGAATCTTTCAAGAGGCCAGAATGAGCCTTCAAGAATGTCAATTGAAACTGGCCCATATATTTTCCA TTATGTTATAGAAGGACGCGTTTGTTATTTGACGATGTGTGATCGTGCATATCCAAAGAAACTTGCCTTTCAGTACCTGGAAGATCTCAAGAATGAGTTTGAACGTGTTAATGGTAGTCAAATTGAAACTGCTGCCAGACCTTATGCTTTCATAAAATTCG ATACATTCatacagaaaacaaggaaactGTACCTGGACACACGAACTCAGAGGAATATTTCAAAGCTGAATGACGAACTCTATGAAGTCCACCAAATTATGACTCGCAATGTTCAGGAAGTTCTTGGTGTTGGTGAAAAGTTGGACC AGGTCAGTGAAATGTCCAGCCGGTTGACATCAGAATCTCGCATATATGCTGACAAGGCAAAGGATTTAAATCGTCAG GCTTTGATTCGGAAGTGGGCCCCTGTTGCCATTGTGCTTGGAGTTGTCTTCCTTCTCTTCTggatgaaaaacaaaatttggtGA
- the LOC131311419 gene encoding uncharacterized protein LOC131311419, protein MNRGRTRNDGGRYSTPRGRGRGRSPSRSAASYSAHHRGPAGPDGPSSNVSSGNNYGGSHLEWRPRPRVPAGSSISKQFDCRSTSKSPCRENRSFPCTKDEVSSDLGKLKLVESSPEAVTPKMEQVSCMSISVASSASAFEKGDFHDKDLSIGSHLEWRPRPRVPVGSSISKQFDCRSTSKSPCRENRSFPCTKDEVSSDLGKLKLVESSPEAVTPKMEQVSCMSISVASSASAFEKGDFHDKDLSIRRTQKGKIPGAEVESDSSLRVDGSPALDTAHLGNEQSPHKKAVDSGSSDIPGSLAVRVPYDICPVRAEKSVTLKAPLHVQNRAKRNEAKRSMEGTRINVLRPGMILLKSYIPIEDQIAIVNKCRDLGLSSGGFYEPGYREGGKLQLKMMCLGKNWDPERSEYGDQRPRDGAKPPLIPSEFCQLVKGAIQASHSFLREHHKVPIVERVLPTVSPTICIVNFYSESGRLGLHQDKDESPESLNRGLPVVSLSIGESAEFLYNDHRDTESAKKITLESGDVLIFGGKSRHIFHGVTAIIPSTAPMTLLDETHMRPGRLNLTFREY, encoded by the exons ATGAATCGAGGTCGAACCCGAAACGACGGAGGAAGGTATTCCACTCCCAGAGGACGGGGACGAGGACGATCGCCTTCACGTTCCGCTGCTTCTTATTCTGCACATCATCGCGGCCCT GCTGGACCTGATGGCCCTTCTTCTAATGTCTCCTCTGGTAACAACTATGGAGGATCTCATCTTGAATGGCGACCGCGACCGCGAGTGCCAGCGGGTAGTAGTATTTCAAAGCAGTTTGATTGCAGATCCACCTCAAAATCCCCATGCCGGGAAAATCGTAGTTTTCCCTGTACCAAGGATGAGGTATCTTCTGATTTAGGAAAGCTTAAGCTGGTGGAAAGTTCCCCGGAGGCAGTGACTCCTAAGATGGAACAAGTATCTTGTATGTCTATTTCTGTTGCTTCTTCTGCTTCTGCATTTGAGAAGGGCGATTTCCACGACAAAGATCTTAGCATAGGATCTCATCTTGAATGGCGACCGCGACCGCGAGTGCCAGTGGGTAGTAGTATTTCAAAGCAGTTTGATTGCAGATCCACCTCAAAATCCCCATGCCGGGAAAATCGTAGTTTTCCCTGTACCAAGGATGAGGTATCTTCTGATTTAGGAAAGCTTAAGCTGGTGGAAAGTTCCCCGGAGGCAGTGACTCCTAAGATGGAACAAGTATCTTGTATGTCTATTTCTGTTGCTTCTTCTGCTTCTGCATTTGAGAAGGGCGATTTCCACGACAAAGATCTTAGCATACGGAGAACTCAGAAGGGAAAAATACCAGGTGCCGAGGTTGAAAGTGATAGTTCACTACGTGTTGATGGCTCACCTGCTCTTGATACTGCGCATTTGGGAAATGAGCAAAGCCCTCATAAGAAGGCAGTAGACAGTGGAAGCTCCGATATTCCTGGCTCCTTGGCTGTCAGAGTTCCCTATGACATCTGCCCAGTCAGAGCTGAAAAGTCTGTCACGCTGAAAGCTCCTTTACATGTGCAGAATAGAGCAAAAAGGAATGAAGCTAAGCGCTCCATGGAAGGAACACGTATAAATGTATTGAGGCCTGGgatgattcttctgaagagttACATTCCCATCGAGGATCAG ATTGCAATAGTCAACAAATGCCGAGATTTGGGCCTTAGTTCCGGAGGTTTCTATGAGCCTGGCTACCGGGAAGGAGGAAAGCTGCAGTTGAAGATGATGTGTCTTGGTAAGAATTGGGATCCTGAGAGAAGTGAGTATGGAGATCAAAGACCAAGAGATGGTGCTAAACCCCCGTTGATTCCCTCTGAATTTTGTCAGTTGGTGAAAGGAGCAATCCAAGCTTCTCATTCCTTTTTAAGAGAACACCACAAAGTGCCTATTGTAGAGCGCGTTCTTCCTACAGTGTCACCAACCATCTGCATTGTGAATTTTTACTCAGAGAGTGGCAGGCTTGGTCTCCATCAG GATAAAGATGAAAGCCCGGAGAGTCTGAATAGAGGACTACCCGTAGTCTCCTTGTCCATTGGAGAGTCTGCAGAATTCTTATATAATGATCATAGGGATACGGAGAGCGCAAAGAAAATCACACTGGAATCAGGAGATGTCCTTATATTTGGTGGGAAATCTAGACATATATTTCATGGAGTGACGGCCATTATCCCCAGCACTGCTCCTATGACCTTGCTGGATGAAACACATATGCGTCCAGGCCGTCTGAATCTAACTTTTCGGGAGTATTAG